In Agarivorans gilvus, one genomic interval encodes:
- a CDS encoding ABC transporter permease subunit, translating to MFQFIIKKLMLVIPTFIGITLLTFTLIRLIPGDPIEVMAGERGVSPERHAALRAELGLDQPLLVQYFDYVKNIASGDLGRSLITKTPVTEEFLTLFPATVELATCAAIFAILVGLPCGIIAAVKRGSLFDHSVMTFSLTGYSMPIFWWALLLMLVFSVNLGITPVSGRLDVTYWIDEVTGFMLIDTLLSGEEGAFLSALHHLVLPSIVLGTIPMAVIARMTRSSMLEVLGEDYIRTARSKGMAPMRVIVVHALRNALIPVITVIGLQVGILLSGAILTETIFAWPGIGKWLIESIGRRDYPVVQGGILIVATIIIVVNLLVDILYGVVNPRIRHGK from the coding sequence ATGTTCCAGTTTATTATAAAAAAATTAATGTTGGTGATACCCACCTTCATAGGCATTACTCTTTTAACCTTTACTTTGATTCGTTTGATCCCCGGAGACCCGATCGAAGTGATGGCGGGTGAAAGAGGGGTGTCCCCCGAACGCCATGCTGCCTTGCGTGCCGAATTGGGCTTAGACCAACCCTTGTTGGTTCAATACTTTGATTATGTGAAGAACATTGCGAGTGGTGATCTTGGGCGTTCACTTATCACCAAGACACCGGTCACCGAAGAATTCTTAACTTTATTTCCCGCTACCGTTGAGCTCGCGACTTGTGCTGCCATTTTTGCCATTTTAGTCGGCTTACCCTGTGGCATTATCGCCGCCGTCAAACGGGGCTCCTTATTTGACCACTCGGTCATGACATTTTCTCTCACTGGCTATTCTATGCCCATATTCTGGTGGGCCTTGTTATTAATGCTGGTATTCTCGGTGAATCTGGGGATAACCCCGGTTTCCGGGCGACTGGATGTGACTTATTGGATTGATGAAGTCACCGGTTTTATGTTGATTGATACTTTGTTATCCGGTGAAGAAGGCGCGTTTTTATCCGCCCTCCATCACTTGGTCTTGCCCAGCATTGTACTGGGCACCATCCCGATGGCGGTGATTGCGCGAATGACCCGTTCATCGATGTTAGAAGTGTTAGGCGAAGACTATATTCGTACCGCTCGTTCTAAAGGCATGGCGCCAATGCGAGTGATTGTGGTACATGCGCTACGCAATGCATTAATTCCGGTGATCACCGTGATTGGCTTGCAAGTGGGTATTTTGTTGTCGGGAGCGATTCTTACCGAAACTATTTTCGCTTGGCCAGGGATTGGCAAATGGCTGATTGAATCCATTGGCCGTCGAGATTATCCAGTAGTACAAGGGGGCATTTTAATCGTGGCTACCATTATTATTGTGGTCAACTTACTTGTCGACATTCTTTACGGCGTGGTTAATCCGCGGATCCGTCACGGCAAATAA
- the dppD gene encoding dipeptide ABC transporter ATP-binding protein: MSLLEVNNLTVDFGDGDNPFRAVDQVGYSVEKGEIVGIVGESGSGKSVSSLSIMGLIEYPGKVKAETLKFEGQDLLAMSENKRRAITGAEIAMIFQEPMSSLNPCYTVEYQISEALKIHQSGDKKWRRQRVIELLEQVGIPDPKSRLKSYPHQLSGGMSQRVMIAMAIACDPKLLIADEPTTALDVTIQAQIVDLLLDLQKKKNMGLVLITHDLALVAESAHRVIVMYAGQVVETGPAEEIFSKPKHPYTQALLRSLPESSAGKERLDALPGVVPGAYDRPVGCLLNPRCPYATERCQQQQPPLQGEGKRQVRCFTPLDESGRPSA, encoded by the coding sequence GTGTCTTTATTAGAAGTAAATAACCTTACTGTTGACTTTGGTGATGGCGATAACCCATTTCGTGCGGTTGACCAAGTGGGCTATAGCGTAGAGAAAGGTGAAATTGTTGGTATTGTTGGGGAATCGGGTTCGGGTAAGAGTGTTAGCTCGCTATCGATTATGGGCCTGATTGAATACCCCGGAAAGGTGAAGGCTGAAACCCTCAAGTTTGAAGGGCAAGACTTATTGGCCATGTCGGAAAACAAACGCCGTGCCATTACGGGTGCTGAAATCGCGATGATTTTCCAAGAGCCGATGTCGAGTCTGAACCCTTGTTATACCGTTGAGTACCAAATTAGCGAAGCGCTAAAAATTCACCAAAGCGGTGATAAGAAGTGGCGTCGTCAACGGGTGATTGAGCTGCTGGAACAGGTGGGCATTCCGGATCCTAAATCTCGCTTGAAGAGCTATCCTCACCAGTTGTCTGGTGGCATGAGCCAACGGGTGATGATTGCCATGGCTATTGCTTGTGACCCTAAACTGTTGATTGCTGATGAACCGACCACCGCTTTGGACGTAACTATTCAGGCGCAGATCGTGGATTTGCTATTGGATCTGCAAAAGAAAAAAAATATGGGTTTAGTATTAATTACCCATGATTTGGCGCTAGTAGCCGAGTCGGCGCATCGGGTGATCGTGATGTATGCCGGACAGGTGGTTGAAACAGGACCGGCCGAAGAGATTTTCTCTAAACCGAAACACCCTTATACCCAAGCTCTGCTGCGTTCTCTGCCAGAGTCTTCAGCCGGGAAAGAGCGTTTAGATGCGCTGCCAGGGGTGGTTCCAGGGGCTTATGACCGTCCTGTTGGATGTTTGCTAAACCCCCGTTGCCCATACGCAACAGAGCGGTGTCAGCAACAACAACCGCCTCTGCAAGGCGAAGGGAAGCGACAAGTAAGATGTTTCACTCCACTAGATGAAAGCGGGAGACCAAGCGCATGA
- the thiL gene encoding thiamine-phosphate kinase, producing MRSQSSLGEFDIIEKYFRQSSPRQDVLLGVGDDAALVAAPENSQIAISTDTLVEGIHFFPDIPPRALGHKALAVNLSDMAAMGAEPRWVTLALTLPEVNEPWLAQFSKGFYDLAEYFNVSLIGGDTTKGPLSITVTVHGVVPSDKALRRNGAKPGDWIYVTGNLGDSGLALAHLQQQLSLTPQQLELCLKQHYFPQPRVLAGYGLRDIASATIDISDGLANDLRHILRQSGCSASLKLEQLPLSETMTEAVGLDQSFQLALCGGEDYELCFTVPESNKGSVNTSLSYSGVPFTCIGQLASGQGEIKLQYQGKPYQFDPSGWDHFN from the coding sequence ATGCGTTCTCAATCATCCTTGGGTGAATTTGACATTATTGAGAAGTACTTCCGGCAAAGCTCACCACGCCAAGACGTTTTACTGGGCGTGGGTGATGACGCTGCGCTGGTTGCTGCACCTGAAAATAGTCAAATTGCTATTTCAACCGATACACTGGTTGAAGGCATTCACTTCTTCCCTGATATCCCTCCTCGCGCCCTAGGGCATAAAGCTCTCGCGGTCAATTTAAGCGATATGGCGGCGATGGGAGCAGAGCCACGCTGGGTTACTTTAGCGTTGACCTTACCCGAAGTGAATGAACCTTGGTTGGCACAATTTAGTAAAGGCTTTTACGACTTAGCCGAATATTTTAATGTTAGCCTGATTGGTGGCGATACTACTAAAGGGCCGCTAAGCATTACCGTGACGGTTCATGGCGTTGTGCCTAGCGATAAGGCCCTACGCCGCAACGGAGCTAAACCCGGCGATTGGATCTACGTTACTGGTAATTTAGGTGACTCGGGTTTAGCCTTAGCTCACTTACAGCAACAGCTGAGCTTAACCCCTCAGCAGCTAGAGCTGTGTTTGAAACAACACTATTTCCCTCAACCCCGAGTATTGGCGGGTTATGGCTTACGCGATATAGCTTCGGCAACCATCGATATTTCAGACGGCTTAGCCAATGATTTAAGGCATATTCTGCGTCAAAGTGGCTGTTCCGCGAGTCTAAAATTAGAGCAGCTACCGCTTTCAGAAACCATGACCGAGGCGGTAGGCTTAGATCAAAGCTTTCAACTGGCGCTTTGTGGTGGAGAAGATTATGAACTCTGCTTTACTGTACCGGAGTCAAATAAAGGCTCGGTGAATACTTCCCTTTCGTATAGTGGCGTGCCTTTTACCTGCATTGGTCAGCTGGCTTCTGGCCAGGGAGAAATCAAGCTACAGTATCAAGGCAAACCCTATCAATTCGACCCCTCTGGTTGGGATCACTTTAACTAG
- the nusB gene encoding transcription antitermination factor NusB — protein sequence MKPAARRKARQFATQAIYQWQVTKDSVANIEHQFLSEQDMSKADVPYFSTLLTGVVGNSEKLDAAMSSSLSRKLEELDIVEHAILLIGVYELLMVSDVPPKVVINEAIELAKSFAAEDSHKFVNGVLDKVLRLQQLKS from the coding sequence GTGAAACCAGCTGCACGCCGTAAAGCGAGGCAATTTGCTACTCAAGCAATTTATCAATGGCAAGTGACCAAGGACAGCGTTGCTAACATCGAACATCAGTTCTTAAGCGAACAGGATATGAGTAAAGCTGATGTTCCGTACTTTTCTACTTTGCTCACTGGTGTAGTTGGCAATAGCGAAAAACTTGATGCGGCAATGAGCTCTTCATTGTCACGTAAGCTAGAAGAACTGGACATTGTTGAACACGCCATTTTGTTGATTGGTGTCTATGAACTATTAATGGTAAGTGACGTACCACCTAAAGTGGTGATTAACGAAGCCATCGAGCTGGCTAAATCATTTGCCGCAGAAGATAGTCATAAGTTTGTTAATGGTGTGCTAGATAAAGTACTTCGCCTGCAACAGCTCAAGTCTTAA
- the dppC gene encoding dipeptide ABC transporter permease DppC gives MSEQTSSPVTGPQIQTPLQEFWSYFSKNTGAVVGLVFIVAMILVALFASVIAPHSPIEQYRDALLLPPFWVEGGSTSYLLGTDDVGRDILSRLIHGARLSLFIGCLVVTLSLGIGVILGLIAGFFRGYVETIIMRAVDIMLAMPSLLLAIAIVAILGPSIFNAAMAIAIVSMPHYVRLTRASTIAELNKDYVISSRVAGAGSLRLMFITILPNCLAPLIVQATLGFSNAILDMAALGFLGLGAQPPQPEWGSMLADALQFVQRAWWVVTFPGLVILLTVLAFNLMGDGLRDALDPKLKQ, from the coding sequence ATGTCTGAACAAACTTCTAGCCCAGTGACTGGGCCACAAATTCAAACTCCTCTGCAAGAGTTTTGGAGCTATTTTAGTAAAAATACCGGTGCCGTGGTTGGCTTAGTATTTATTGTCGCCATGATCTTGGTGGCCTTGTTCGCCAGCGTGATTGCGCCGCATTCGCCTATCGAACAGTACCGTGACGCCTTATTACTACCGCCGTTTTGGGTAGAGGGCGGCTCTACTAGCTATTTGCTTGGTACTGATGATGTGGGTCGTGACATTTTGTCACGTTTGATCCACGGTGCTCGACTCTCCTTGTTTATCGGCTGCTTAGTGGTAACCCTATCGCTGGGTATTGGGGTAATTTTAGGTTTGATTGCCGGTTTCTTCCGCGGCTATGTTGAAACCATCATCATGCGCGCGGTAGACATTATGCTGGCGATGCCCAGCTTATTGTTGGCGATTGCGATTGTGGCTATCTTAGGTCCAAGCATCTTTAATGCGGCAATGGCAATTGCCATTGTATCGATGCCTCACTACGTACGTTTAACTCGGGCCTCGACCATTGCCGAGCTAAACAAAGACTATGTGATTTCCTCCCGCGTGGCGGGGGCGGGCTCGCTGCGTCTAATGTTTATTACTATTTTACCTAACTGTCTTGCTCCTTTGATTGTGCAAGCCACCCTAGGCTTTTCTAACGCCATTCTCGATATGGCCGCATTAGGTTTCTTAGGTCTAGGTGCTCAGCCGCCACAACCGGAGTGGGGCAGCATGCTGGCAGACGCCTTGCAGTTTGTACAACGCGCCTGGTGGGTGGTGACCTTCCCCGGTTTGGTGATTTTGTTAACGGTATTGGCCTTTAACTTGATGGGCGATGGCTTGCGCGATGCGCTTGATCCCAAGTTGAAACAGTAG
- a CDS encoding ABC transporter substrate-binding protein yields the protein MKKGLAKLSLALVASAVAVSVQAKTFVFCSEGSPEGFNPSLYTAGTTFDASSKNMFNRLVEFEVGTTNVIPGLAESWDVSEDGLEYTFHLRKGVKFHSQKKGFKPTRDFNADDVVFSFERQDDPEHPYHKVSGGSYEYYSGMGMNDLVKEIVKVDDYTVKFVLSRPEAPFIANLAMDFASIFSAEQADAMLKAGTPEKLDLDPVGTGPFQKVQYQKDSIIRYVGNKDYWRGAPEIDRLVFSITPDASVRYAKLKAGECHVMPYPNPADVEQMKDDPEINLMSQEGLNVGYLAFNAQKAPFDNVKVRQALSLAVNKQAIIDAVFQGSGKIAKNPIPPTMWSYNNDTVDYAYDPVKAKALLKEAGVSDLKTNIWAMPVQRPYNPNARRMAEIIQADWAKVGVDAEIVSYEWGEYLKRSKQGEHDTVLLGWTGDNGDPDNFLSVLLSCDAVGGGNRAMWCYKPFNDVIMKAKQISNQADRTPLYEEAQLIFKEQAPWITIAHSVTYQPVRKEVQGFKIDPLGGHYFYGVSLK from the coding sequence ATGAAAAAAGGATTAGCGAAGCTATCTTTAGCACTCGTAGCAAGCGCTGTAGCCGTCAGTGTACAGGCTAAAACATTTGTCTTCTGTTCAGAAGGCAGCCCAGAGGGTTTTAATCCAAGTTTGTACACAGCGGGTACCACGTTTGATGCCTCTTCTAAAAATATGTTTAACCGCTTAGTTGAGTTTGAAGTGGGTACCACTAACGTTATTCCTGGCTTGGCGGAGTCTTGGGACGTATCTGAAGATGGCCTAGAGTACACTTTCCACCTACGTAAGGGTGTAAAATTCCATAGCCAGAAAAAAGGCTTCAAACCGACTCGCGACTTTAACGCCGATGACGTGGTATTTTCTTTCGAACGTCAGGATGACCCTGAGCATCCTTACCACAAAGTGTCTGGTGGTTCTTACGAGTACTATAGCGGCATGGGCATGAACGATTTGGTGAAAGAAATCGTTAAGGTTGACGATTACACCGTTAAATTTGTACTAAGCCGCCCTGAAGCGCCTTTCATTGCTAACCTAGCGATGGACTTTGCTTCTATCTTCTCTGCTGAACAAGCTGATGCCATGCTTAAAGCGGGTACGCCTGAGAAGTTGGACCTTGACCCTGTAGGTACTGGCCCTTTCCAAAAAGTGCAGTATCAAAAAGACTCAATTATTCGTTACGTGGGTAATAAAGATTACTGGCGTGGTGCACCTGAAATTGATCGTTTAGTTTTCTCAATCACTCCTGACGCGTCAGTCCGTTATGCCAAGCTGAAAGCGGGTGAGTGTCACGTTATGCCTTATCCAAACCCGGCTGACGTAGAGCAAATGAAAGATGACCCCGAGATCAACCTAATGAGCCAAGAAGGTTTAAACGTAGGTTACTTGGCGTTTAATGCTCAAAAAGCACCTTTTGATAACGTTAAAGTGCGTCAAGCGCTTAGCTTAGCGGTTAACAAGCAAGCAATTATCGATGCGGTGTTCCAAGGTAGCGGTAAAATCGCTAAGAACCCCATTCCACCAACAATGTGGTCTTACAATAACGACACCGTTGATTACGCTTACGATCCAGTAAAAGCTAAAGCGTTACTGAAAGAAGCCGGTGTTAGCGATTTGAAAACCAATATCTGGGCAATGCCTGTTCAACGTCCGTATAACCCTAATGCGCGTCGTATGGCTGAAATCATTCAGGCCGATTGGGCGAAAGTGGGTGTGGATGCGGAAATTGTGAGTTACGAATGGGGTGAATACCTTAAGCGTTCTAAACAAGGTGAGCACGATACCGTATTACTAGGTTGGACCGGAGATAATGGTGACCCAGATAACTTCTTAAGTGTATTGTTAAGTTGTGACGCTGTAGGTGGTGGTAACCGTGCTATGTGGTGTTACAAGCCATTCAATGATGTGATTATGAAAGCGAAACAAATTTCTAATCAAGCTGATCGTACACCGCTATATGAAGAAGCGCAGTTGATCTTCAAGGAACAAGCTCCTTGGATCACTATTGCTCATTCTGTTACTTACCAGCCAGTTCGTAAAGAAGTTCAAGGCTTTAAAATTGACCCTCTAGGTGGTCATTACTTCTATGGCGTGTCGTTAAAATAA
- a CDS encoding phosphatidylglycerophosphatase A: MDKALARLSLRNPLHLCALGLGSGLSPKAPGTAGTVAAIPLYLLLAQLPLSGYLLALVVSFVFGVWCCQKASDDMGVHDHGAIVWDEFVGFWITMLLVPVSPLNILLGFLLFRLFDIVKPWPIKVLDKKVHGGFGIMIDDVLAGVFAAISMQIILLVLN, from the coding sequence ATGGATAAGGCTTTAGCCCGTTTAAGTTTGCGTAATCCTTTGCATTTATGCGCCCTCGGTTTAGGCAGTGGTTTAAGCCCCAAGGCTCCAGGTACCGCAGGTACTGTGGCGGCTATCCCCTTATATTTATTGTTGGCTCAGTTACCGCTTAGCGGTTATTTGCTGGCCTTAGTAGTCAGTTTTGTATTTGGCGTATGGTGCTGTCAAAAAGCCAGCGATGATATGGGCGTGCATGATCATGGCGCGATTGTTTGGGATGAGTTTGTAGGTTTTTGGATCACCATGTTACTGGTGCCCGTTTCGCCGCTTAATATTTTGTTGGGTTTTCTGTTATTCAGGCTGTTTGATATCGTGAAGCCGTGGCCGATAAAAGTTTTGGACAAAAAAGTTCACGGTGGCTTCGGCATAATGATAGATGACGTATTAGCTGGCGTTTTCGCGGCAATATCGATGCAAATAATTTTGCTCGTCCTTAATTAG
- the ribBA gene encoding bifunctional 3,4-dihydroxy-2-butanone-4-phosphate synthase/GTP cyclohydrolase II: protein MSLSSIEEIIEDLRHGKMVVLMDDEDRENEGDLIMAADMVTPEAINFMATYGRGLICLPMTKQRCQQLKLPLMVDVNTEQFATNFTVSIEAAQGVTTGISAADRARTVQAAVARDAKPSDIVMPGHIFPLMAQEGGVLTRAGHTEAGTDLARLAGREPAAVIVEILNEDGTMARRPDLEKFCQKHDLKMGTIADLIEYRNNNETTIERVSECHMPSRYGDFKLITYRDTIDQKVHFVMQAGEVDANQATLVRVHLHNPFSDLLGSDRAGRMSWPIDKALEKIAQENGVMVLLSTDDDADNLLEQVKAFALEDRGQTPNKKQQQVASRTVGVGSQILADLGVSKMRLLSSPKRYHALSGFGLEVIEYIDQE, encoded by the coding sequence ATGTCATTAAGCAGTATCGAAGAAATTATTGAAGATTTACGTCATGGTAAAATGGTGGTTCTCATGGATGATGAAGATCGTGAGAATGAAGGTGACTTGATTATGGCGGCCGACATGGTAACGCCAGAGGCCATCAATTTTATGGCAACTTACGGCCGAGGTTTAATTTGCTTGCCGATGACCAAACAGCGTTGTCAGCAATTGAAATTACCCTTAATGGTAGACGTTAATACCGAACAGTTCGCCACCAATTTCACCGTATCGATTGAGGCGGCGCAGGGAGTGACAACCGGCATATCGGCTGCCGACCGCGCTAGAACCGTGCAGGCCGCGGTAGCACGTGATGCTAAACCCAGTGATATTGTGATGCCGGGACATATTTTTCCTTTGATGGCACAAGAGGGTGGGGTATTAACTCGCGCTGGCCATACTGAGGCAGGTACCGATTTGGCTCGTTTAGCGGGGCGCGAACCAGCCGCCGTGATTGTTGAGATTTTAAATGAAGACGGCACCATGGCGCGCCGCCCCGATTTGGAAAAGTTTTGTCAAAAGCATGACTTAAAAATGGGCACCATTGCCGACTTGATTGAATACCGTAACAATAACGAAACCACCATCGAGCGGGTTTCTGAATGTCACATGCCAAGCCGTTACGGTGACTTTAAGTTGATTACTTATCGCGATACCATCGATCAAAAAGTGCATTTTGTGATGCAGGCTGGGGAGGTTGACGCCAATCAGGCGACCTTGGTGAGAGTGCACTTGCATAACCCATTCAGTGACTTACTAGGCAGCGATCGAGCCGGGCGAATGAGCTGGCCGATTGATAAGGCCTTGGAAAAAATTGCACAGGAAAATGGTGTGATGGTGTTATTAAGCACCGATGATGATGCCGATAATCTGCTTGAGCAGGTGAAAGCTTTTGCTTTGGAAGACCGCGGTCAAACACCCAATAAAAAACAGCAGCAAGTTGCCTCGCGCACCGTGGGGGTGGGCTCGCAAATCTTGGCTGATTTAGGCGTAAGTAAAATGCGTCTGCTGAGCTCACCAAAACGCTATCATGCGCTTTCCGGTTTTGGTTTAGAAGTGATTGAATATATCGACCAAGAATAA
- the ribE gene encoding 6,7-dimethyl-8-ribityllumazine synthase produces the protein MKVIEANLAAPNAKVAIVIARFNSFINENLLSGAVDTLTRQGGVNDDNITVVRVPGAVEIPLAVKRIAASKKYDAIIALGTVIRGGTYHFELVANECHKGLAQVMLEYDIPVTFGVLTTESIEQAIERAGTKMGNKGTEAALSALEMINLVSQIEV, from the coding sequence ATGAAAGTAATCGAAGCAAATTTAGCGGCGCCAAATGCGAAAGTCGCCATTGTGATAGCACGTTTTAACAGCTTTATTAACGAAAACCTGTTGTCGGGTGCCGTTGATACCTTAACCCGTCAAGGTGGCGTGAATGATGACAACATCACGGTAGTTCGAGTACCTGGTGCGGTTGAAATTCCCTTAGCTGTTAAGCGTATTGCTGCTAGTAAAAAATACGATGCTATTATTGCTTTGGGTACGGTAATTCGTGGTGGTACATATCACTTCGAATTGGTGGCTAATGAATGCCATAAAGGTTTGGCGCAGGTGATGTTGGAATACGATATTCCAGTGACCTTTGGCGTATTAACCACTGAGTCTATCGAGCAAGCGATTGAACGCGCTGGCACTAAAATGGGTAATAAAGGTACCGAAGCCGCCCTAAGCGCTTTGGAAATGATTAACTTAGTTAGTCAGATCGAAGTTTAA
- a CDS encoding peptide ABC transporter ATP-binding protein produces the protein MSDSIIKAAALQAEASTEQQSVLSVNGVKKHYQVKAGMFKPDATVKALDGVSFSLEKGKTLAVVGESGCGKSTLARVLTMIETPSAGELCFDGKDILSLGKDAAKVLRQKIQIIFQNPYGSLNPRKKVGTILEEPLVINSDMTKAERKQKALAMLAKVGLRPEHYDRYPHMFSGGQRQRIAIARGLMLDPKVVVADEPVSALDVSVQAQVLNLMMDLQQEMGLSYIFISHDLSVVEHIADEVMVMYLGKAVEYASCEELFSNPKHPYTQALLSSTPRLDPAHRREKIKLEGELPSPLNPPAGCAFHARCRFANERCHQSQPALVKEDNAQVACFAREEGRIA, from the coding sequence ATGAGTGACAGTATTATCAAAGCCGCCGCGCTGCAGGCCGAAGCAAGCACCGAACAACAGTCGGTATTGTCCGTGAATGGGGTGAAAAAGCATTACCAAGTTAAAGCCGGGATGTTTAAACCTGATGCAACGGTAAAGGCCTTGGATGGAGTTAGCTTTAGCCTAGAGAAAGGCAAAACCTTGGCGGTGGTGGGGGAGTCGGGTTGTGGTAAGTCAACTTTGGCCCGTGTGCTCACCATGATTGAAACACCTAGCGCAGGTGAACTGTGTTTCGATGGCAAAGATATTTTAAGTTTGGGTAAAGACGCCGCGAAGGTGTTGCGGCAAAAGATCCAAATTATCTTCCAAAACCCTTACGGTTCGCTTAACCCGCGGAAGAAAGTGGGAACGATTTTAGAAGAGCCTTTGGTTATCAACAGTGACATGACGAAGGCTGAGCGTAAGCAAAAAGCCTTGGCTATGTTGGCCAAAGTGGGTTTAAGACCAGAGCACTATGACCGCTATCCACATATGTTTTCTGGTGGTCAGCGCCAGCGTATCGCAATTGCGCGTGGTTTGATGCTGGATCCGAAAGTGGTGGTGGCTGACGAACCGGTGTCTGCGTTGGATGTATCGGTGCAAGCTCAGGTGCTCAATCTAATGATGGATTTGCAGCAAGAGATGGGTTTAAGTTACATCTTCATTTCTCACGATTTATCGGTGGTAGAACACATAGCCGATGAGGTAATGGTGATGTATTTGGGTAAGGCAGTAGAATACGCCTCTTGTGAGGAATTGTTTAGTAATCCAAAGCACCCTTATACTCAGGCGCTGTTATCGAGTACTCCGCGGCTAGATCCCGCACATCGTCGCGAGAAAATTAAGCTGGAGGGCGAATTACCTTCACCACTTAATCCTCCTGCCGGTTGTGCTTTTCACGCCCGCTGTCGCTTTGCCAATGAACGTTGTCATCAATCGCAACCTGCCTTGGTTAAAGAGGATAACGCGCAAGTGGCTTGTTTCGCTCGAGAAGAAGGGCGAATTGCCTAA
- a CDS encoding ABC transporter substrate-binding protein, producing the protein MPKLFSVTKKAGFSRFFYRFFRCNVAVFCSYGVNSLLLPRKSKTQLGTWLVLLFMFGASVAQANAKELVWGTAFHTEPQPIVDDLDTSRNFVNHLLFDPLFLSDQQGRIGLGLVTKWKIISPTQVQFELRDGVKFHSGNLLSAEDVEWTFQQINQQANLHTLFAPIKSLRAINRLQFEVQTFRPFSQLIQRLSLVFPVDKQFYLAQQQAENGSHVVQISGTGAYKLSRYVPGIVTEFSVNPDYWRKREGNVSSIKVVPIKQVEMRMASLFSRDVDIIDHVPDSYVDLLNKDKQLSVIQTRGLKWLAIELNQHHPALAKRRVRQAINLAIDNARLAEGLGPYAMASTQLSIPGQAGYNEELLPRYNLLLAHQLLQQAGYAEGFSLSMAIPNSLFDEQSKVVSQLVSMLDRVNIRLVPSWLDEADYQANVSQCLSDLVLTRRQKDAGNVLSIARAMYLNDELDEPKQATRCRVYQNEEVSELILAAEQELDGEQRAVIIRELEKVMYQQAAFVPLYWQRKIWATNRRLDINSLNRNSLFPLFEHLQILD; encoded by the coding sequence TTGCCTAAGTTATTTAGCGTGACCAAAAAAGCGGGTTTTTCCCGCTTTTTTTATCGCTTTTTTCGGTGTAACGTAGCGGTATTCTGTTCGTATGGGGTGAATAGCTTGCTATTGCCAAGAAAATCAAAGACTCAGCTTGGTACTTGGCTGGTATTATTATTTATGTTTGGCGCAAGCGTAGCCCAAGCTAACGCTAAAGAGTTGGTCTGGGGAACAGCTTTTCATACCGAGCCTCAGCCGATCGTGGATGATTTAGATACTTCGCGAAATTTCGTTAACCATCTGTTGTTTGACCCTTTGTTTTTAAGTGACCAGCAGGGGCGCATTGGTCTGGGTCTGGTGACTAAGTGGAAAATCATTTCGCCCACCCAAGTTCAATTTGAGCTGCGCGATGGCGTAAAGTTTCATTCTGGTAATTTGTTGAGCGCTGAAGATGTCGAGTGGACCTTCCAGCAAATTAATCAACAAGCTAACTTACATACTTTGTTTGCCCCAATTAAGAGCCTACGAGCGATCAATCGCTTGCAGTTCGAAGTGCAAACTTTTCGCCCGTTCTCTCAACTTATTCAACGCCTTAGTCTTGTTTTTCCGGTGGATAAACAGTTCTATTTAGCGCAACAACAAGCTGAAAATGGATCTCATGTTGTTCAAATATCGGGAACGGGGGCTTACAAATTGAGCCGTTACGTTCCGGGTATTGTGACCGAGTTTAGTGTTAATCCAGATTATTGGCGTAAGCGCGAGGGCAATGTTAGTAGTATAAAGGTGGTGCCGATCAAGCAGGTAGAAATGCGCATGGCTAGCCTGTTTTCTCGTGATGTAGATATCATCGATCATGTGCCCGATAGCTATGTTGACTTGCTGAATAAAGATAAACAACTATCGGTGATTCAGACCCGCGGTTTGAAGTGGTTAGCCATTGAGTTGAATCAGCACCATCCGGCTTTAGCCAAGCGTCGAGTCCGTCAGGCTATTAATTTAGCGATAGATAATGCCCGTTTAGCCGAGGGGCTTGGTCCTTACGCCATGGCATCAACTCAGCTCAGTATTCCTGGGCAAGCTGGTTACAACGAAGAGTTATTGCCTCGTTATAACTTATTGTTGGCGCATCAGCTATTGCAACAAGCTGGCTACGCAGAGGGCTTTAGTTTAAGCATGGCGATCCCAAATTCCTTGTTTGATGAGCAATCCAAAGTGGTCTCTCAGTTAGTGTCGATGTTGGATCGAGTGAATATTCGCTTAGTTCCTAGTTGGCTGGATGAAGCCGACTACCAGGCTAACGTGAGTCAGTGTTTAAGCGATTTAGTACTGACTCGGCGGCAAAAGGATGCTGGCAATGTACTGTCTATTGCGCGCGCTATGTACTTAAACGATGAGCTGGATGAGCCGAAGCAGGCCACACGCTGTCGGGTATATCAAAATGAAGAGGTTTCTGAATTGATTCTAGCCGCCGAGCAGGAGCTAGATGGTGAGCAAAGGGCGGTAATTATTCGTGAACTAGAGAAGGTGATGTACCAGCAAGCGGCATTTGTTCCGCTTTACTGGCAACGTAAGATTTGGGCTACTAATCGGCGTCTTGATATTAATAGCTTAAATCGCAACAGCCTGTTTCCTTTGTTCGAGCACCTACAGATCCTCGACTAA